The proteins below are encoded in one region of Acanthochromis polyacanthus isolate Apoly-LR-REF ecotype Palm Island chromosome 4, KAUST_Apoly_ChrSc, whole genome shotgun sequence:
- the ptprc gene encoding receptor-type tyrosine-protein phosphatase C: protein MNISTAEVCVRSCSQIINSCCHLMCMLHIYVLMFCFILSSSCSNVSAVLPPVQTQCFYTVTAIPFGLQIDMRLNSTAGNYRIYLTKEGKPETRKMFNITFSNQSSSHNITQLKPCTEYQYEVVFINNDGSETSCNHTEDKNGTVTTERMREGDIKANSSIPGFISFQSDWDISSLLSTPNKHLQYINKTYRLKLDIEDICSDFTATFTSGNCVNSSISITKSIPVDDLDPSEIKQTVSTGLPATINTFPSDCKNLSVDYTCSENGKVNDSKKLSELEPFTDYTCTGLIKDNNVPLDKRTPPIPVRIDCSFTPKEITSMRKTTNTSIELTWTTTSDNCQEDLPRLQNLSLSYDCSCETSKSKITGNLIPRPDGGKCDFTPLLPYTEHTCDIVPTYKKDNKDDQRLRVLLKTDVGTPEDIKHVSSNLPENNLIKVNCDYHGRLFGEKKIFRARLNNEKQLEKTKCDFEFKDLSYSTNYTVVVTVFNGKLESNPKIIYVSTKYNDKALIGFLVFLIILTSVALLWVVFKIYILKRRNLQDGSENMMLISTANDEENLLPVEPIVADVLLDTYKRKLADEGRLFLAEFQSIPRIFSRYTVKEAKKQCNVPKNRYVDILPYDYNRVQLSTGNGEAGCDYINASFVDGFKESKKYIAAQGPKEETVSDFWRMIWEQQSSIIVMVTRCEEGNRVKCAQYWPSPDRETEIFEEFIVKLNSEDQCPDYTIRRLSLTNKREKNSEREVTHIQFMSWPDHGVPGEAHLLLKLRRRVNAFKNFFSGPIVVHCSAGVGRTGTYIGIDAMMEGLEAENRVDIYGYVVRLRRQRCLMVQVEAQYILIHQALLEHNQFGETEISLSELHSTLSTLKQKNSDNEPTLMEDEFERLPTFKNWRTFNSGITEENKKKNRSSSVIPYDFNRVLLKLDEGRSRESDPDEEDEEESSDEEDEDSTKYINASHIDGYWGPRALITAQTPLTDTMDDFWLMVYQKKATAIVMLSDCSEGEKESVYWDEDKKTFGEIEVEVASTDTCPAFIRRNMLIRHVKRKESRPVKHFQFLKWESRELPEKPQDLTDMIKDIKHNCGGSKSQRSMLTVVHCNDGSSRCGVFCALWNLLDSAETEKLVDVFQVAKTLRKERQGMLSKPEHYQFLYSALEGVFPVQNGEVKPVQASAADSIQIVNETEATEKPAEEKAEQPASTTSSEQQAAAENTPLVAEEEKKDPKEEPEKESPGPTETMPLEDTSNGPTVTVEV from the exons ATGAACATTAGCACTGCTGAGGTTTGTGTTAGAAGTTGCTCACAGATCATAAATAGTTGTTGTCATTTAATGTGCATGCttcatatttatgtattaatgttttgttttattctctcCTCATCTTGTTCAAATGTGTCTGCTGTCCTCCCACCAGTCCAAACACAGT gtttttaCACTGTGACAGCCATCCCTTTTGGCCTCCAGATTGACATGAGATTGAACTCCACTGCTGGAAACTACAGAATATATCTGACTAAAGAAGGCAAACCAGAGACTAGAAAGATGTTCAACATTACGTTCTCCAATCAAAGTTCATCACATAACATCACACAACTGAAGCCCTGCACCGAATATCAGTATGAAGTTGTATTTATCAACAATGATGGCAGTGAAACCTCCTGTAACCACACTGAAGATAAAAACGGAACTGTAACAACAGAACGAATGC GTGAAGGTGACATTAAAGCTAACAGCTCCATTCCTGGATTTATTTCTTTCCAAAGTGATTGGGACATCAGCTCCTTATTATCAACACCAAATAAACATCTGCAATACATCAATAAAACCTACCGTCTCAAACTGGATATCGAGGACATTTGCTCAGATTTTACAGCAACCTTCACTTCAGGAAACTGTGTGAACTCTTCCATTAGCATCACCAAAAGCATCCCTGTTG ATGACTTAGAtccaagtgaaataaaacagactgtTTCCACTGGACTTCCTGCAACTATCAATACGTTCCCTTCAGACTGTAAAAATCTCTCCGTTGATTACACCTGTTCAG aaaatggaaaagtcAATGACTCCAAGAAACTGTCTGAGCTGGAGCCTTTCACAGACTACACCTGTACTGGTCTGATTAAAGACAACAACGTCCCCTTAGATAAGAGAACTCCACCGATCCCCGTCAGGATCGACTGTA GTTTTACACCAAAGGAAATCACCTCaatgagaaaaacaaccaaCACTTCCATTGAGCTGACCTGGACAACAACCAGTGACAACTGCCAAGAAGACCTTCCTAGACTTCAGAACCTTTCACTGTCTTATGACTGCAGCTGTGAGAcgagtaaaagtaaaa TTACAGGCAACTTGATTCCACGTCCTGATGGAGGAAAATGTGACTTCACTCCACTCTTACCGTACACTGAACACACCTGTGACATAGTTCCCACCTACAAAAAGGACAACAAAGATGACCAACGGCTAAGAGTTCTCCTGAAAACTGATGTTGGAA CACCAGAAGATATTAAACATGTGAGCTCGAATCTTCCAGAGAATAATTTGATTAAAGTAAACTGTGACTATCACGGTCGTTTGTTTGGAGAAAAGAAGATATTCAGAGCACGTCTTAATAATGAGAAACAACTTGAGAAGACGAAATGTGACTTTGAATTCAAAGATCTGAGCTACTCTACGAACTACACAGTGGTG GTGACTGTTTTCAATGGAAAGCTGGAGAGCAATCCCAAGATTATATACGTTTCCACCAAGT ataatgaCAAAGCTCTCATTGGGTTTCTGGTCTTCCTCATCATCCTCACCTCCGTGGCTCTGCTTTGGGTTGTGTTCAAGATCTACATTTTGAAACGCAGAAACTTGCA GGATGGGAGTGAAAACATGATGCTGATCTCAACAGCAA ATGATGAAGAAAACCTGCTGCCCGTTGAGCCGATTGTAGCGGACGTGCTGCTGGACACCTACAAGAGGAAGCTCGCTGACGAGGGACGACTTTTCCTGGCTGAGTTTCAG AGCATCCCCAGAATTTTCTCGAGGTACACTGTGAAAGAGGCCAAAAAGCAATGCAATGTCCCCAAGAACCGCTACGTGGACATTTTGCCCT ATGACTACAACCGTGTCCAACTGAGCACAGGAAATGGTGAGGCAGGATGTGACTACATCAATGCCAGCTTCGTTGAT GGCTTCAAGGAATCCAAAAAGTACATTGCAGCTCAAG gGCCGAAGGAGGAAACTGTAAGTGACTTCTGGAGGATGATCTGGGAGCAGCAGTCCTCTATTATCGTCATGGTAACACGCTGTGAAGAGGGAAACAGG GTGAAGTGTGCTCAGTACTGGCCGTCTCCTGACCGAGAAACCGAGATCTTTGAGGAGTTTATTGTGAAGCTGAACTCCGAGGACCAATGCCCAGATTACACCATCCGCCGTCTCAGCCTCACTAAT aAGAGGGAGAAGAACTCAGAGAGAGAGGTGACCCACATCCAGTTCATGAGTTGGCCGGACCACGGCGTCCCAGGAGAGGCTCACCTCCTCCTGAAGCTCAGGCGGCGGGTCAATGCTTTCAAGAATTTCTTCAGCGGCCCCATCGTCGTCCACTGCAG TGCTGGAGTTGGCAGGACAGGCACGTACATCGGCATCGACGCCATGATGGAAGGACTGGAGGCCGAGAACAGAGTGGATATCTACGGTTATGTAGTCAGACTCCGCAGACAGAGGTGTCTCATGGTTCAAGTAGAG GCCCAGTACATTCTGATTCATCAGGCCCTGCTGGAACACAACCAGTTTGGAGAGACAGAGATCAGTCTGTCTGAACTCCACAGCACACTGAGCACGCTCAAACAGAAGAACTCTGACAATGAGCCCACGCTAATGGAGGACGAGTTTGAA AGACTTCCTACCTTTAAGAACTGGAGGACGTTTAACTCGGGcatcacagaagaaaacaagaagaagaatcGCTCTTCTTCTGTCATCCCAT ATGACTTCAACCGAGTGCTGCTGAAACTAGATGAAGGACGCAGCCGTGAAAGCGACCCCGATGAGGAAGACGAGGAAGAGTCAtcagatgaagaggatgaagactCCACTAAATACATCAATGCCTCCCACATTGAT GGCTACTGGGGCCCACGTGCCCTCATCACAGCACAGACCCCACTGACAGACACCATGGATGACTTCTGGTTGATGGTTTACCAGAAGAAAGCAACTGCTATAGTCATGCTCTCAGACTGCAGTGAGGGAGAGAAG GAGTCTGTGTACTGGGAtgaagacaagaaaacatttgGGGAAATTGAGGTGGAGGTGGCAAGCACAGACACGTGCCCAGCTTTTATCCGCCGCAACATGCTGATCCGTCATGTCAAG AGGAAAGAGAGTCGGCCAGTGAAACATTTCCAGTTCCTGAAGTGGGAGAGCAGAGAGCTGCCAGAGAAACCTCAAGATCTCACAGATATGATCAAGGACATTAAGCACAACTGTGGCGGCAGCAAATCACAGAGGAGCATGCTCACTGTGGTCCACTGCAA TGATGGCTCGTCCCGCTGCGGGGTTTTCTGTGCGCTCTGGAATCTGCTGGACAGCGCTGAGACTGAGAAGCTGGTGGATGTTTTCCAAGTGGCCAAAACGCTGCGAAAGGAGAGACAGGGGATGCTGTCGAAGCCT